One genomic window of Arachis hypogaea cultivar Tifrunner chromosome 8, arahy.Tifrunner.gnm2.J5K5, whole genome shotgun sequence includes the following:
- the LOC112706329 gene encoding uncharacterized protein, with the protein MGTASSMLTQYDIEEVQEHCDHLFSQQEIVSLYQRFCQLDRNAKGFISSDEFLSVPEFAMNPLSQRLLKMVDGINFKDFVAFLSAFSAKATAQHKIELIFKVYDSDRNGKVSFNDILEVLKDLSGSFMSDEQRERVLSQVLKEAGYTKDSSLTLDDFIKVLGQSELKMDVEIPVD; encoded by the exons ATGGGAACTGCTTCATCTATGCTTACTCAGTATGATATCGAAGAAGTGCAGGAACACTGCGACCATTTAT TTTCGCAGCAGGAGATAGTGTCCTTGTACCAAAGGTTTTGTCAGCTTGATCGCAACGCTAAGGGTTTCATCTCTTCCGATGAGTTCCTCTCCGTCCCTGAGTTCGCCATGAATCCACTTTCTCAG CGGTTACTGAAGATGGTGGATGGTATAAATTTCAAGGACTTTGTGGCATTCTTATCTGCTTTTAGCGCTAAAGCTACTGCACAACATAAAATTGAAC TTATTTTCAAAGTATATGATTCGGACCGTAATGGGAAGGTGTCTTTCAATGATATACTGGAAGTCCTAAAAGATTTGTCTGGTTCATTCATGTCTGATGAACAGAGAGAG CGAGTTTTGAGCCAAGTTCTCAAAGAAGCCGGATACACAAAAGACTCCTCTTTGACATTGGACGACTTCATTAAG GTTCTTGGCCAATCCGAACTAAAAATGGATGTTGAAATCCCTGTCGATTGA
- the LOC112706330 gene encoding amino acid permease 8-like: MDIEAASNVVPAIHKSVDVDDDGRSKRTGNVVTATTHIITVVVGAGVLALAWAMAQLGWIAGIGIMVAFSCISILTYNFIADCYRYPDPVTGKRNYTYMQAVNSYLGGKMHVFCGLILYGKLAGVTVGYVITTSTSLVAIKKAICFHEKGHDAYCKFSNNPYMIGFGIGQIFLSQIPNFHKLTWLSTLAAITSFGYAFIGSGLSLAAIISGKGQPTSLTGVKVGPGLTEADKIWRVFSAMGNIALACSFATVVYDIMDTLKSDPPENQQMKKANVVGISMMTVLFLACGGLGYAAFGDHTPGNILTGFGFYDPFWLVALGNVCIIIHIVGAYQVMAQPFFRIVEMGANIMWPHSDFINKEHPTKLWIFKFRLNMFRLVWRTLFVIIGTIIAMAMPFFHEFLALLGAIGFWPLIVFFPIQMHIAQRNIKVASSKWCALQLLNFTCFIVTMLAAIGAIREIGKNISKYKIFTYKQ; the protein is encoded by the exons ATGGACATTGAAGCAGCGTCTAACGTTGTTCCCGCCATACACAAAAGTGTCGATGTCGATGATGATGGCAGATCCAAAAGAACCG GGAACGTGGTGACGGCAACAACACACATAATAACAGTGGTGGTTGGGGCAGGAGTGTTGGCTCTTGCATGGGCCATGGCCCAACTTGGATGGATAGCAGGCATTGGCATCATGGTTGCATTTTCATGCATCTCCATTCTCACTTACAATTTCATAGCTGATTGTTACAGATACCCTGACCCTGTTACTGGCAAGAGGAACTACACTTATATGCAAGCCGTCAACTCATATTTAG GTGGGAAAATGCATGTGTTTTGCGGATTGATCCTATATGGGAAGCTGGCTGGTGTTACAGTGGGCTATGTAATCACTACTTCAACAAGCTTGGT GGCTATAAAGAAAGCAATTTGCTTCCATGAAAAAGGCCACGATGCTTATTGCAAGTTTTCAAATAATCCCTACATGATTGGTTTTGGGATTGGGCAAATTTTCTTGTCCCAAATTCCAAACTTCCACAAATTGACATGGCTCTCAACTCTTGCTGCTATTACCTCTTTTGGTTATGCATTTATTGGAAGTGGACTTTCCCTAGCAGCCATAATCTCAG GAAAAGGACAACCAACTAGTTTAACTGGTGTCAAAGTTGGACCAGGTCTAACTGAAGCAGATAAAATTTGGAGGGTCTTTAGTGCTATGGGAAACATTGCACTTGCTTGTTCTTTTGCCACTGTTGTTTATGACATAATG GACACATTGAAATCAGATCCACCGGAGAACCAACAAATGAAGAAGGCAAATGTTGTAGGGATCAGTATGATGACAGTATTGTTCCTTGCATGTGGTGGACTTGGCTATGCTGCTTTTGGGGATCACACACCAGGCAACATCCTCACTGGCTTTGGATTCTATGATCCCTTTTGGTTGGTTGCTCTTGGTAATGTTTGCATTATCATTCACATTGTGGGAGCATATCAG GTAATGGCTCAACCATTTTTCCGCATAGTTGAGATGGGTGCTAACATAATGTGGCCACATTCAGATTTCATAAACAAAGAACACCCAACAAAATTGTGGATCTTCAAATTCAGGTTGAACATGTTTAGGTTAGTTTGGAGGACACTATTCGTTATAATTGGGACAATAATTGCCATGGCCATGCCCTTCTTCCACGAATTTCTTGCCCTACTTGGAGCAATTGGGTTTTGGCCACTCATTGTGTTTTTTCCCATACAAATGCACATTGCTCAGAGGAACATAAAAGTAGCTTCATCGAAGTGGTGTGCACTCCAACTTTTGAATTTCACATGCTTCATTGTTACAATGCTTGCAGCAATTGGTGCCATTCGTGAGATCGGCAAGAATATCAGCAAATACAAGATATTCACCTATAAGCAATAG